Genomic window (Bacillus pumilus):
ACATGGTCTTTATGATCTGGAACACCAAATACAATGATTGATTTGATGCCAAGGTCGACAAGCTCTTGGACTTCTTCTTTTATCAGATCTACTGAAATGTGGTAAACACCCGGCATAGAAGGGACTTCTTTACGGACATTTTCTCCCTCAACAAAAAAGATCGGATAAATGAAATCAGATGGTCTTAAAAAAGTTTCTCTGATTAATTCTCTCATTCCTGCGCTTGTCCGCAGTCTGCGGTGTCTGTTAAATTTCATCATTGATTCAACTTCCTTTCAGATAAACGGCACATCAAGTCAAGCATTCCGTCTACCGTATAAGTATCTGGGGTTTCAGAAGAAATCCCGTAGTGAAGCAGTGCCTCTTTTGTCAGAGGACCGATTGTCACAAAACAGGTGTTAGACGCAGCTAGCTTCGCTGCATCTGCCTCCATGGCCTGCATAAATGAATGGACAGTGGATGAGCTTGTAAATGTAATATAATCAAATGATTGCTTCGTCATTGCCGATTTGAGAGCGGCAATTCCTTCTTCATCCTTGACAGTTTCATATAAAATCCATTCTTTCACTTCTATGCCAAGCGGAACGAAGGTTTTCTTCACGACATCCCGTGACAGGTGTCCTTTTGCTACAAAGATACGCTCACCCGGACGTACATGGTCAAGTAACGCATCTGCAAGCTCTTCCGCTATAAAACGTTCTGGTACCACATCCACCTTCAAGCCGTGCTGCTCGAGATAGGCAGAGGTTTTCTCACCTACAGCTGCGACTTTCAAATGGGAAAAGTGAATATGTAAATGGTGATCTTCTATATAGCTCAGAAAAAAAGATGCACCATTCACACTCGTGAAAACAAGCCAGTGGCTACTTTCTAAATCCTTTAAAAAGGCCTGCGCTTTTTCCTTTGTGAGTGTAGGCTCAAACCTAATAAGGGAGGTTAAAACAGCATGGCCGTTCAGCGCTTCAATCTTTTGCTGAAACACACCCGCTTGACGTTCATTTCGAGTGACAAGCACCGTCTGTCCGTGAAGCGATTTGCCTATCGTCATTGGGAGGACAGATCCTTTTTCACCTTGTCGATCAAATCCTTTGCTCCCTTATCAGCCATCTGTTTCGCACATATTGTTCCAATTGCTTCAGGGTCAGTGCCTGTGACGGTTTCTCGAATAATCGTGTGTCCGTCTGCAGATGCGACAAGACCCGTCAGTTCAATTTCATCATGCTCATTCATCGTTGCATAGCCAGCGATTGGCACCTGACAGCTGCCATCCATTTGTTTAAGAAAGGCTCGTTCTGCGAGAACCGTTTTCTTCGTATATTCATTCGTAAATTGAGCAAGAAGCTCCAATAGCTCTTTATCATCCCCGCGGCACTCAATCGACAAAGCACCTTGGCCAACGGCGGGAAGGCAAGTTTCAGGAGATAAGAATTGCGACACGACTTCTTTACTCCAGCCCATTCTAGACAAACCGGCAGCCGCTAGAATAATTGCATCATATTCTTCATTCTTCAGCTTTTCGAGTCTCGTATCAATATTTCCACGGATCCATTTAATCTCAAGATCTGGTCTTTCCTGAAGAAGCTGGGCACTGCGCCGCAAGCTGCTCGTGCCTACAATCGCACCCTCTGGCAGTTCCTCGAGACGCAGATGATCCTTCGAAATAAGAGCATCTCTCACATCTTCACGCTCGGGAATACAACCAATGACCAAACCTTCAGGAAGAGCGGCCGGCATATCCTTCATGCTGTGCACGGCCATATCGATGTCATGATTCAGCATCGCCTGCTCAATTTCTTTGACAAACAGTCCTTTTCCGCCAACCTTTGATAAGGTCACATCTAAAATTTGATCACCCTTTGTCACAATCTCTTTTATTTCAAAAGAATAAGAAGGGTTGAGTTCAGACAGCTTTTGAATGACCCATTTTGTTTGTGTAATTGCAAGCTTACTTC
Coding sequences:
- a CDS encoding uroporphyrinogen-III synthase; translation: MTIGKSLHGQTVLVTRNERQAGVFQQKIEALNGHAVLTSLIRFEPTLTKEKAQAFLKDLESSHWLVFTSVNGASFFLSYIEDHHLHIHFSHLKVAAVGEKTSAYLEQHGLKVDVVPERFIAEELADALLDHVRPGERIFVAKGHLSRDVVKKTFVPLGIEVKEWILYETVKDEEGIAALKSAMTKQSFDYITFTSSSTVHSFMQAMEADAAKLAASNTCFVTIGPLTKEALLHYGISSETPDTYTVDGMLDLMCRLSERKLNQ
- the hemC gene encoding hydroxymethylbilane synthase; amino-acid sequence: MRTIKVGSRRSKLAITQTKWVIQKLSELNPSYSFEIKEIVTKGDQILDVTLSKVGGKGLFVKEIEQAMLNHDIDMAVHSMKDMPAALPEGLVIGCIPEREDVRDALISKDHLRLEELPEGAIVGTSSLRRSAQLLQERPDLEIKWIRGNIDTRLEKLKNEEYDAIILAAAGLSRMGWSKEVVSQFLSPETCLPAVGQGALSIECRGDDKELLELLAQFTNEYTKKTVLAERAFLKQMDGSCQVPIAGYATMNEHDEIELTGLVASADGHTIIRETVTGTDPEAIGTICAKQMADKGAKDLIDKVKKDLSSQ